Proteins co-encoded in one Spirosoma endbachense genomic window:
- a CDS encoding RagB/SusD family nutrient uptake outer membrane protein, giving the protein MKKQILLLMALSGLTISCSELDESVYSSIFTTNFYKTASDAEAGIASVSGSLINLYGFPLVAASDFAADQAYPRAVVGRNTITLFSYDPYYTAQRNSGRHETEGPQGVWRFSYKGIENANWVIEKVPAIQMDAQRRTEIVAEAYALRALYHWTLTKTFNEIPVKTRASSSETEALVTKSSRADIYKQIYSDLEQAIAGLPSYSAGLVKGRPSKEAIQGLYAKVALYNEDWAKAVQMAQATINSGKYALMPNVLDVFDVDKEDAARIENMWAVEADRVTPSRWLTVMGIAGPRNSSGPDYAKVSFGSWFAYQGFFDSFSPSDKRRQLLDTTYRDVSGKIVPQRDITPVTPKGVLIRKYRDPNSIAEANNCNFPIIRLADVYLVAAEAEARQNGATAAAYGYINTVRKRAGLGDLTPGLGKDAFIAAVLQERSWELFAEADRWFDLTRTNTFLTVIPKAVNDVYPTRTPLAKHRYYPIPLEEIQANPKLTQNPGWE; this is encoded by the coding sequence ATGAAGAAACAAATTCTGCTGTTGATGGCTTTGTCGGGCCTGACGATTTCGTGCAGCGAACTGGATGAATCGGTGTATTCATCCATTTTTACGACCAACTTTTACAAAACGGCCTCTGATGCCGAAGCGGGAATCGCGTCGGTGTCGGGTTCACTGATCAATCTGTATGGTTTTCCGTTAGTTGCCGCGTCGGATTTCGCGGCCGATCAGGCTTATCCTCGTGCCGTTGTGGGCCGGAATACCATTACGCTGTTTTCGTATGACCCCTATTACACAGCCCAGCGTAACTCAGGACGTCATGAAACCGAGGGGCCGCAGGGTGTCTGGCGATTTAGCTACAAGGGTATCGAAAATGCCAACTGGGTCATTGAGAAAGTCCCTGCCATTCAGATGGATGCCCAGCGCCGGACGGAAATCGTTGCCGAAGCTTATGCGCTACGGGCACTATACCACTGGACGCTCACCAAAACGTTTAACGAGATCCCGGTAAAGACCAGAGCAAGCAGCAGCGAAACCGAAGCGCTCGTCACCAAAAGTTCACGGGCCGATATCTATAAGCAGATTTACAGTGATTTAGAGCAGGCTATTGCCGGATTACCCTCCTACTCAGCCGGTTTAGTAAAAGGTCGGCCTTCCAAGGAAGCTATTCAAGGCCTCTATGCTAAGGTGGCGTTGTATAATGAAGACTGGGCAAAGGCGGTACAGATGGCGCAGGCGACTATCAATTCGGGCAAATACGCGCTGATGCCAAACGTGCTTGACGTATTCGATGTGGACAAAGAAGATGCGGCCCGTATCGAGAATATGTGGGCCGTTGAAGCGGATCGGGTAACGCCCAGCCGCTGGTTAACCGTTATGGGTATTGCCGGTCCCCGCAACAGTTCTGGCCCGGATTATGCCAAAGTGTCCTTCGGGTCCTGGTTTGCGTATCAGGGTTTCTTTGACTCATTTTCGCCCAGCGATAAACGACGGCAGTTGCTGGACACGACCTATCGTGATGTGTCGGGTAAGATCGTTCCACAGCGGGATATCACGCCAGTAACGCCAAAAGGTGTTTTGATTCGTAAATACCGCGATCCGAACTCCATCGCTGAAGCCAACAACTGCAATTTTCCCATTATCCGACTGGCCGACGTATACCTGGTTGCGGCTGAAGCTGAAGCGCGTCAGAATGGAGCGACAGCCGCAGCGTACGGGTACATCAATACGGTTCGGAAACGGGCGGGGCTGGGCGACCTGACTCCGGGCCTGGGCAAAGATGCTTTTATTGCCGCAGTTCTCCAGGAGCGTTCGTGGGAGCTGTTTGCCGAGGCTGACCGCTGGTTCGATCTGACCCGGACGAACACCTTCCTGACCGTAATTCCTAAAGCAGTAAACGATGTTTATCCCACTCGTACTCCGCTGGCAAAACACCGGTATTACCCCATTCCGCTGGAAGAAATTCAGGCCAATCCGAAATTGACACAGAATCCTGGTTGGGAGTAG
- a CDS encoding quinone oxidoreductase family protein, protein MKAAVIHQFGEIPRYEDFADPIPQTEDDLILTVKAASIKNIDKYQAKGSHYDRYKNLPAVVGTDGVGILPDGTRVFAFYAGATMAEKALVRSGAYVVLPDAIDSITAAALPNPGLSAWFSLYYRAGLRPGETVLINGSTGVTGKMAIQLANYFGAGKVIATGRNPQTLATLPNLGADVVISLAQSDADLQAALKTELKKKPVDVIIDYTWGHPAEILLRTLTGNDFMAEAHRTRYVTVGEMAGPTIQLASDTLRSAAIELYGVGGGSIPKEVMKKVPTELLPKLFDLAARGLLTIETEIISLKDVEQAWEQGETAGKRFVLVP, encoded by the coding sequence ATGAAAGCTGCAGTAATTCACCAATTTGGCGAAATACCCCGTTACGAAGACTTCGCCGATCCAATTCCTCAAACAGAAGATGATCTGATATTAACGGTAAAGGCCGCATCCATCAAGAACATTGACAAGTACCAGGCCAAAGGATCGCATTATGACCGGTATAAGAATTTGCCTGCCGTAGTGGGTACTGACGGCGTTGGCATATTGCCGGATGGTACCCGCGTGTTTGCCTTCTATGCAGGCGCTACCATGGCCGAAAAGGCGTTGGTACGATCGGGTGCTTATGTAGTTTTACCCGATGCCATTGACAGTATAACTGCTGCCGCTTTGCCCAATCCGGGTTTATCGGCCTGGTTTTCGCTTTATTATCGCGCTGGTTTACGACCAGGAGAAACTGTTCTTATAAACGGGTCAACCGGCGTTACTGGAAAAATGGCTATTCAACTGGCTAACTATTTCGGTGCTGGAAAAGTGATTGCTACAGGTAGAAACCCACAAACGTTGGCCACGCTTCCCAATTTAGGGGCTGATGTCGTCATTTCACTCGCCCAATCCGATGCCGATTTGCAGGCAGCCTTAAAAACTGAACTGAAAAAAAAACCAGTCGATGTCATTATCGACTACACATGGGGGCATCCCGCCGAAATTTTACTACGCACACTTACGGGCAATGACTTTATGGCCGAAGCGCATCGGACACGTTACGTGACGGTTGGAGAAATGGCTGGACCTACTATTCAACTGGCCTCGGATACCTTACGAAGTGCAGCCATTGAGTTATATGGCGTTGGAGGAGGTAGTATTCCGAAGGAGGTTATGAAAAAAGTACCAACCGAATTGCTGCCAAAATTATTTGACTTAGCCGCGAGAGGTCTATTGACAATAGAAACTGAAATTATCTCGCTGAAAGATGTTGAACAAGCTTGGGAACAGGGCGAAACCGCTGGTAAACGATTCGTACTTGTACCGTGA
- a CDS encoding alpha/beta fold hydrolase → MKTVICFCLIVGLWACSAQRISRQAISRQSGLASSNRITIAYERFGLPKNKAILLIAGTNNQLTAWPVSFCEQLARKGYQVIRFDNRDAGLSTKFTQATRPDWAAIGQAIQAKKPIPLLYTLDDMADDAAGLLDYLGIDKAHIVGVSMGGMIAQRVAYRHPNRVLSLVSIMAGGGKADFPLLAKPAVLASIPPPALPADTAAYTQREIKVFRALGGQAYKADSTQIRRQVEADIQRSFYPDGYERQGAASMAGFYAGREQQLQTIRVPTLVIHGSDDPLVVPDAGRNVAANIPNARFELIEGMGHLIAEPWLDQLAALILNNTDRAR, encoded by the coding sequence ATGAAAACTGTAATTTGCTTCTGTCTGATAGTGGGATTATGGGCCTGTAGCGCGCAACGGATAAGTCGCCAGGCCATATCCAGACAAAGTGGGCTGGCCAGTTCCAATCGTATAACCATAGCTTATGAACGGTTTGGCCTACCCAAAAACAAAGCGATCCTGTTAATCGCGGGCACCAATAACCAGCTAACCGCCTGGCCGGTCTCTTTTTGCGAACAGTTGGCGCGTAAAGGGTATCAGGTGATTCGTTTCGATAACCGCGACGCCGGCCTGTCAACCAAATTTACGCAGGCTACGCGTCCGGACTGGGCAGCAATTGGTCAGGCGATACAGGCCAAAAAGCCTATTCCATTACTGTATACCCTGGATGACATGGCCGACGACGCGGCTGGTCTACTCGATTACCTGGGCATTGACAAAGCGCATATTGTCGGGGTATCCATGGGGGGCATGATTGCGCAACGGGTAGCTTACCGACATCCAAACCGGGTGCTGTCGTTGGTTAGCATCATGGCCGGGGGTGGTAAGGCAGATTTCCCACTCCTTGCCAAGCCCGCTGTGCTGGCCAGCATTCCCCCGCCAGCGCTACCTGCTGATACGGCCGCTTACACTCAGCGGGAAATCAAGGTGTTCCGGGCTCTGGGAGGTCAGGCATACAAAGCCGATTCTACGCAAATCCGGAGGCAGGTCGAAGCGGACATTCAGCGGTCGTTTTATCCGGATGGTTACGAACGACAGGGAGCCGCATCAATGGCCGGTTTCTATGCAGGTCGTGAGCAACAACTACAAACAATTCGGGTTCCTACCCTCGTCATTCATGGTAGCGACGACCCGCTGGTGGTCCCTGATGCGGGACGTAATGTGGCGGCCAACATTCCGAATGCCCGGTTTGAACTCATCGAGGGGATGGGCCATCTGATTGCAGAGCCCTGGCTTGATCAACTAGCGGCTCTAATCCTCAACAACACTGACCGCGCTCGTTGA
- a CDS encoding SusC/RagA family TonB-linked outer membrane protein has product MRQKLLLYYLVLSGSLSPLLTQGRQRSGYSPGKTSEGLFSTIVEGTKQGTGEELSQLTKINQHQVDERLITGTVTDEKGAPLPGVSVLLKGTGPTVRQRGVVTDAKGVFQLTVPDGATLVVSFVGYLTQEIVVGSRSTVDIQLALDTKALEEVVVVGYGTQRKIETTGAIASVKAADLLQTPVANVAQGLQARVAGVQITQNSGAPGGNVSVRIRGTNSINGSSEPLYVIDGIQIANSGGITDVSPLSQINPNDIESIEVLKDASSTAIYGARAANGVVLITTKRGKDGATRISYDGYGGVQQVNKTLDVLNARQFAQLENEVYKRSIYADPSSLGEGTNWQNLIFRKAPIQSHQLSVTGGNQKTQLALSLNYFNQDGIIKNSSFDRYSFRSNIDHRLTDRVKIGTSLYYGYSVNNGVSVGGTGSDVTSSRAGVLGAAVAAPPTLIPYRADGSVYPFQDQMNGQYQEVTNPLNFITPINRQTSQRILANIYVDFTLFKGFTYRPSFNVDLGNTLSEFYSPLSLLSQSQLASGGGSASNITSYGRTLLHESIFTYRTRLAEHHTLAATAVLATQANVNQSYTQTASNFPNDITENNSVGLAVNQRLGSDKSKSRLDSYLGRINYGYKDKYFLDLTARADGSSKFGENNKYGFFPAIAGAWRLVEEPFMKSISVVSDLKLRGSWGITGNAGAIDPYQSLATVGASGLNYNYNHNPVTGINPNAIPNPDLKWERSTQVDVGIDVSLFNNRLSVVADYYNKRTDNLLFQKVLPMSSGYTYITGNFGSIQNRGVELAVNGRILPGGRRGLQWDASANITFNKNEVLALDGILDELPRSAFALLKIGYPMGLYRTYIFDGISQTGETILPGYDGRLGGQKVKDINGDGTITAADQLIVGNSQPKYIFGFSSSFRYRGFDLNLFVQGVQGNKLMNLFRYTFETALGQQNVLAGLANRWSATNPNNEYASGFQGGRLPISDRYVEDASFVRLKNVSLGYTLPKMKGINQIRIYVSANNAFTITKYSGFDPEVNNFGNATTQFVDNGTYPIARSFLGGLQITL; this is encoded by the coding sequence ATGCGACAAAAGCTTTTACTGTATTACCTCGTTTTGTCAGGGTCTCTGTCACCTCTGTTGACACAGGGCCGGCAGAGGAGTGGTTATAGTCCAGGCAAAACGTCAGAAGGTCTTTTCAGCACCATCGTTGAAGGTACGAAACAGGGTACTGGAGAAGAGCTTTCCCAACTAACGAAGATCAATCAACATCAGGTTGATGAGCGACTTATTACGGGAACCGTCACCGATGAAAAAGGAGCCCCGCTTCCGGGTGTGAGTGTGCTGCTGAAAGGGACCGGTCCGACGGTTCGGCAACGCGGAGTCGTTACGGACGCAAAAGGGGTGTTTCAATTAACGGTGCCAGATGGAGCCACGCTGGTTGTAAGCTTTGTCGGGTATTTGACCCAGGAAATTGTTGTTGGCAGCCGGTCAACGGTTGACATACAACTGGCACTCGACACGAAAGCACTGGAAGAAGTTGTTGTTGTGGGTTATGGAACACAGCGAAAAATTGAAACAACGGGCGCCATTGCTTCGGTCAAGGCCGCCGATCTGTTGCAAACACCCGTTGCTAACGTAGCGCAGGGGTTACAGGCGCGGGTGGCTGGTGTACAGATCACGCAGAATTCGGGTGCTCCGGGCGGTAATGTCAGCGTCCGTATTCGTGGAACAAACTCGATTAATGGCAGCTCTGAACCGCTGTATGTCATTGACGGCATTCAGATTGCCAACTCGGGGGGCATCACCGATGTGAGTCCGCTTTCGCAGATCAATCCGAATGATATTGAGTCGATTGAAGTGTTGAAAGATGCCTCATCGACGGCCATTTATGGGGCAAGAGCAGCAAACGGCGTCGTTCTGATCACCACCAAACGTGGTAAAGATGGAGCAACCCGCATTAGCTACGATGGCTACGGTGGGGTGCAGCAGGTCAACAAAACGTTGGACGTACTGAATGCCCGGCAGTTTGCCCAGCTGGAAAATGAAGTCTATAAACGATCGATCTATGCTGATCCTTCGAGCCTGGGCGAAGGCACCAACTGGCAGAACCTGATTTTCCGAAAAGCGCCCATCCAGAGCCACCAGCTTTCTGTTACGGGTGGTAATCAGAAAACCCAACTGGCGCTTTCACTGAATTACTTCAATCAGGATGGGATCATTAAAAACTCTAGCTTTGATCGCTACTCGTTTCGCTCAAACATCGATCATCGACTGACTGACCGGGTCAAGATTGGTACCAGTTTGTACTATGGCTATTCGGTTAATAATGGTGTAAGTGTGGGCGGCACAGGCTCCGACGTAACCAGCAGCCGGGCGGGTGTGCTGGGAGCGGCCGTTGCGGCTCCGCCAACGCTGATACCTTATCGGGCCGATGGCAGTGTATATCCGTTTCAGGACCAGATGAATGGGCAATATCAGGAAGTAACGAACCCGCTGAACTTCATCACGCCCATCAATCGGCAGACGAGCCAGCGGATTTTGGCCAATATCTACGTCGACTTTACCCTGTTCAAAGGCTTCACCTACCGCCCTAGTTTCAATGTCGATCTGGGTAACACATTGTCAGAATTTTACTCGCCGTTGTCGCTCCTGAGTCAGTCACAGTTAGCGTCGGGGGGTGGTAGTGCATCCAATATTACATCATACGGCCGAACGCTCCTGCACGAAAGTATTTTTACGTACCGAACCCGCCTGGCGGAGCATCACACGCTGGCGGCCACAGCGGTTTTAGCCACCCAGGCCAATGTAAATCAGAGTTATACACAGACAGCGTCTAACTTTCCGAACGATATAACCGAAAATAATTCCGTTGGCCTGGCTGTGAATCAGCGCCTTGGCAGCGACAAAAGCAAATCCAGACTGGACTCGTACCTGGGGCGGATCAACTACGGCTATAAAGACAAATATTTCCTCGATTTGACGGCACGGGCCGATGGGTCCAGCAAATTTGGGGAGAACAACAAATACGGCTTTTTTCCCGCTATTGCTGGTGCCTGGCGACTAGTGGAAGAGCCGTTTATGAAGTCGATTTCGGTTGTTTCTGATTTGAAACTACGCGGTAGCTGGGGCATTACCGGGAACGCGGGTGCTATTGACCCCTACCAATCGCTGGCCACAGTCGGCGCATCGGGCCTGAATTACAATTACAACCACAATCCGGTTACCGGTATCAATCCGAACGCCATTCCAAACCCGGATCTGAAATGGGAGCGATCTACGCAGGTCGATGTGGGTATCGATGTCAGTTTATTCAATAACCGCCTGTCTGTTGTGGCCGATTATTACAACAAACGGACCGATAACCTTTTGTTTCAGAAAGTATTACCCATGTCGTCGGGCTACACCTACATCACCGGCAACTTTGGTTCGATACAAAACCGGGGCGTTGAACTGGCCGTCAATGGCCGGATTTTACCCGGTGGCAGAAGAGGGCTTCAATGGGATGCATCGGCAAATATTACCTTCAATAAAAACGAGGTGCTGGCGCTCGACGGTATTCTGGATGAGCTACCCCGGTCGGCTTTCGCGCTGCTCAAAATCGGCTATCCAATGGGTCTTTACCGAACCTATATCTTCGATGGGATTAGTCAAACTGGTGAGACAATTCTACCCGGCTATGACGGCCGTCTTGGTGGCCAGAAGGTGAAAGACATTAACGGCGATGGCACGATAACAGCGGCTGACCAGCTCATTGTGGGTAACTCACAACCCAAATACATCTTTGGCTTCTCTTCTTCGTTCCGCTACCGGGGCTTCGACCTGAATCTGTTTGTTCAGGGCGTACAGGGGAATAAACTCATGAACCTGTTCCGGTATACATTCGAAACGGCGCTGGGTCAGCAGAATGTGCTGGCAGGCCTTGCGAATCGCTGGTCGGCGACGAACCCGAACAATGAGTATGCCAGTGGATTTCAGGGCGGACGGTTACCCATTTCAGATCGATACGTGGAGGATGCGTCGTTTGTTCGGCTGAAAAATGTTTCACTGGGCTACACGCTCCCTAAAATGAAAGGCATTAACCAGATTCGGATCTATGTCAGCGCCAACAACGCGTTTACGATCACGAAGTACTCGGGTTTCGATCCGGAAGTCAACAACTTCGGCAATGCCACCACGCAGTTTGTCGACAATGGTACGTATCCAATTGCCCGTTCGTTTCTGGGTGGCCTTCAAATTACTTTATAA
- a CDS encoding cyclic nucleotide-binding domain-containing protein, which translates to MIEDLSDYQMFMQEHLLKRMHHYSKLFLSRIKNNPLERYLELLADSPHIIQRVPQHYIASYLGITPVSLSRIRNKVLIDKK; encoded by the coding sequence ATGATAGAAGACCTCTCAGATTATCAGATGTTTATGCAGGAGCATCTTCTAAAGCGGATGCATCACTATTCAAAGCTGTTTCTATCCCGTATTAAAAATAATCCGCTGGAGCGATACCTCGAACTATTGGCCGACAGTCCACACATTATTCAGCGGGTACCCCAACATTATATTGCCTCTTATCTGGGGATCACACCCGTGTCGCTGAGCCGAATCCGGAATAAAGTACTGATCGACAAAAAATAA
- a CDS encoding RNA polymerase sigma factor: MSTSTEETFLQQLNQHVAIAHKISRVYQPDADERADLVQEMIYQLWKAYPSFSGQSKFSTWMYSVCLNTALTYHRNAKRWRHEVLMPAHEQLPDSAPSDKEDASLQLLAAIADLAPLNKAVIILYLDGLSYEEIATVMGITISNVSVRLVRIRKELEVRLKK; encoded by the coding sequence ATGAGTACCTCCACGGAAGAGACGTTTCTTCAGCAACTAAATCAGCATGTGGCGATTGCTCACAAAATCAGCCGTGTTTATCAACCAGATGCCGATGAGCGGGCTGATCTGGTCCAGGAAATGATCTATCAATTATGGAAAGCGTATCCTTCTTTCAGCGGACAGTCGAAATTTTCCACCTGGATGTACAGCGTTTGTCTCAACACGGCCCTTACCTACCATCGCAATGCTAAACGATGGCGACACGAAGTGCTGATGCCTGCCCACGAACAGTTACCAGACTCGGCTCCCAGTGACAAGGAGGATGCTTCTTTGCAGCTTTTAGCAGCAATTGCCGACCTGGCGCCCCTCAACAAAGCCGTTATCATCCTCTATCTGGATGGGCTAAGTTATGAAGAGATCGCCACAGTCATGGGCATAACCATCTCGAACGTGAGCGTACGATTAGTACGGATCAGGAAGGAATTGGAAGTTCGCTTAAAGAAATAA
- a CDS encoding MBL fold metallo-hydrolase codes for MKNTITATYLGGPTVILEVGGLRLMTDPTLDPAGAAFPTPEKPMYWKLEGPAIQDIGRIDVVLLSHDQHGDNLDRAGRELLKRVPKTLTTNIAAERLGGTAIGLSPWENIVLPTPEGDVLTITSTPARHGPAGIEPITGDVTGFLLSLSGNTPIEIYLTGDTVFYDGVQEVAQKFRPHYVFIFAGAAKPRGPFNLTMGTNDALDTASAFPESKIIPVHYEGWSHYTENKEVLQQSFATLGIADQLLFLPPGVPTALPG; via the coding sequence ATGAAAAATACAATCACTGCTACGTATCTGGGCGGTCCAACGGTCATTTTAGAAGTGGGTGGACTACGGCTTATGACCGATCCAACACTGGATCCGGCAGGCGCAGCATTCCCGACCCCAGAAAAACCGATGTACTGGAAACTGGAAGGACCGGCGATTCAGGACATTGGTCGCATTGATGTGGTCTTGTTAAGTCATGACCAACATGGCGATAATTTAGATCGGGCGGGTCGTGAATTACTGAAACGAGTTCCTAAAACGCTAACCACCAATATAGCAGCCGAACGATTAGGAGGGACTGCCATTGGTTTATCTCCCTGGGAAAACATTGTGCTACCCACACCTGAAGGCGATGTACTGACCATTACCAGCACGCCCGCCCGGCACGGACCAGCCGGAATTGAGCCCATTACCGGGGACGTAACTGGTTTTTTGCTGTCTCTCTCGGGCAATACACCGATTGAGATTTACCTGACGGGCGATACGGTCTTTTATGATGGCGTCCAGGAAGTTGCCCAAAAATTCAGGCCGCACTACGTATTCATCTTTGCCGGAGCTGCCAAACCCAGAGGGCCCTTTAATCTCACGATGGGTACGAATGACGCCCTCGATACAGCTTCCGCCTTTCCTGAATCGAAAATCATTCCCGTTCATTACGAAGGCTGGTCGCATTATACCGAAAACAAAGAGGTTCTCCAGCAATCATTTGCCACACTGGGCATTGCTGACCAGCTTCTTTTTTTGCCACCAGGTGTGCCCACTGCCCTGCCTGGTTGA
- a CDS encoding MBL fold metallo-hydrolase translates to MNLTITGYSTALFSTWYFIEELRLLFDAGDGVAPTLLQKSRKIDHIFLSHADRDHLTGLLRLNELIAREGLPHLYFPTDARSISALEVFSKQFDARVSQTSWQGLAHQQSVAIQKDMYVQALRNNHVANAQPQQIKSVSYQLYQLKHKLKAELAGLPQEQLTQMALAGGREIMLEEIRSNLLGYSGDTPADQLAQWNHTGILIHEATFLNRQDIKEVDPTRNRHSTLEEVLRDLAQLKIDTLILGHFSSRYSAEEIDSAIKRYCQQYKIQIPVYRLLPGQVQWNILQSQPVN, encoded by the coding sequence ATGAATCTAACCATCACAGGCTATTCGACGGCTCTGTTCTCTACCTGGTATTTCATCGAAGAACTCCGACTGCTGTTCGATGCCGGAGACGGTGTGGCCCCTACACTGCTGCAAAAATCCCGTAAAATTGACCACATATTTCTCTCGCACGCCGATCGGGATCACCTGACCGGTTTGTTGCGGCTCAATGAACTCATCGCCCGAGAAGGGCTCCCACACCTTTATTTCCCGACTGACGCACGGTCAATTTCGGCGCTGGAGGTATTTTCCAAGCAATTTGATGCTCGTGTCAGTCAAACCAGCTGGCAGGGTCTGGCCCATCAGCAAAGCGTAGCGATTCAAAAAGACATGTATGTGCAGGCTCTCCGCAACAACCATGTGGCTAATGCCCAACCGCAGCAGATAAAAAGCGTGAGCTATCAACTCTATCAACTCAAACACAAACTCAAAGCCGAGTTGGCAGGTCTACCCCAGGAGCAGTTGACTCAGATGGCTCTGGCGGGCGGCCGGGAAATAATGTTAGAGGAGATCCGATCGAATCTATTAGGTTATTCGGGCGATACTCCGGCAGACCAGTTGGCACAATGGAACCACACGGGTATCCTAATCCATGAAGCCACTTTTTTGAACCGTCAGGACATCAAAGAGGTTGACCCGACCCGTAATCGTCACAGTACCCTGGAAGAGGTGTTAAGGGATTTGGCTCAATTGAAGATCGACACCCTAATTCTGGGTCACTTTTCTTCCCGTTACTCAGCCGAAGAGATCGATTCGGCCATCAAACGGTATTGCCAGCAGTATAAGATTCAAATCCCCGTTTATCGTTTATTACCGGGACAAGTGCAGTGGAATATTTTGCAAAGCCAGCCAGTCAATTAA
- a CDS encoding ion transporter, with protein sequence MQTRWQRIRNRLHTIVFENDTWAGRLFDIALLLLILLSVAAVIAESVPALANREIFQILEWGFTAVFTLEFILRLISVRNPLQYLFSFFGVVDFLAILPAYLSLFLFGSHELVVIRILRLLRIFRILKLQEYTSAADLLAASLRESRAKITVFFVAIFTLVITLGAMMYVVEGHSNGFKSIPSSIYWAIITITTVGYGDIVPITWMGKLIASLIMLLGYVIIAVPTGIVAVSLTGIANRREINPQACPNCGRQGHDSDATYCKYCAEKL encoded by the coding sequence ATGCAGACTCGTTGGCAACGCATCCGCAATCGGCTGCATACTATTGTCTTTGAAAATGATACATGGGCAGGACGTCTCTTCGATATAGCTCTACTGTTACTCATTCTGCTAAGCGTAGCCGCCGTTATTGCCGAAAGTGTTCCTGCTCTAGCCAACAGAGAAATCTTCCAGATACTGGAGTGGGGCTTCACCGCTGTGTTCACCCTGGAGTTTATTCTTAGACTGATTTCCGTACGTAACCCCCTTCAATACCTGTTCAGCTTCTTTGGGGTGGTTGATTTTCTGGCTATTCTACCCGCCTATCTAAGTCTGTTTTTATTCGGCTCCCATGAGCTGGTGGTGATCCGAATTCTTCGGCTATTGCGCATTTTTCGCATATTGAAATTGCAGGAATACACCTCGGCGGCCGACTTACTAGCGGCCTCACTGCGGGAAAGTCGGGCTAAAATCACCGTGTTCTTCGTAGCCATCTTTACCCTGGTCATTACGCTGGGAGCCATGATGTATGTTGTTGAGGGTCACAGTAATGGCTTTAAAAGTATTCCGTCTAGTATTTATTGGGCTATCATAACGATCACCACAGTAGGTTACGGCGATATCGTACCCATTACCTGGATGGGGAAACTGATTGCCAGCCTGATCATGCTGTTGGGTTACGTGATTATTGCCGTTCCGACAGGCATCGTTGCCGTCAGCTTAACGGGAATAGCAAACCGCCGGGAAATTAACCCGCAAGCCTGTCCCAATTGTGGCCGTCAGGGGCATGATTCAGATGCTACGTATTGCAAGTACTGTGCTGAAAAGCTATGA